The genomic interval TCGGGCGTTGGTACAGGAACCCAGGAAAGCGACGTCGATGTCGTACCCCTCCATGGACTGGCCGGGCTCGACGCGCATGTGCTTCTGGGCGCGCCGGGCCGTGTCCACCTTGTCGTCGGCCAGCGATTCGGGCTCCGGAATCGGGTCGTCGATGCCGATACCCTGACCCGGAGTGGTCCCCCAGGTGACGACCGGGTCCAGCTCGCCGGCGTCGATTTCGACGACGTCGTCGTACTCGGCGTCCGCGTCGCTGCGGATGGACTCCCAGTACGGCTTCAGTTCCTCGAACTTCCCGGGGTGCTCCTGGAAGTAGTCCGTCTGTTCCAGCCACTCGTAGGTGGTCTCGTCGGGGTTGACGTAGCCCGCGCGAGCGCCGCCCTCGATGGACATGTTACAGATGGACATCCGCCCCTCCATGTCGAGGTTCTCGATGGTCTCGCCGGCGTACTCGTAGACGTAGCCGACACCGCCCTCGGTGCCCAGACGGCGGATGATTTCGAGGATGATGTCCTTGGCCTCGACGCCCTCGTCTAGCTCGCCGGTGACCTCGATCTTGCGGACCTTCTGTTTCTCCATCGCGATGGTCTGGGTCGCCAGCACGTCGCGAATCTGGCTGGTCCCGATACCGAACGCCAGGGCGCCGAAGGCGCCGTGCGTGGAAGTGTGGCTGTCGCCACAGACGATGGTCTTGCCGGGCTGGGTGATGCCCTGCTCCGGACCGATGACGTGGACGATACCCTGGTCCCCCGTCGTCGGGTCGGAGAACTGGATGCCCGCGTCGCGGACGTTCTCCTCAAGTTCGGCCATCATCCGCTCGGCCGCGTCGTCGGAGTAGGGCCGGTCCTGGTTCGCCGTCGGGACGATGTGGTCGACCGTGGCGTGGGTCAGGTCGGGGCGGGCGACTTCGAGGCCGCGCTCCTGAAGCATCCCGAACGCCTGCGGGCTGGTGACCTCGTGGATGAGGTGGAGCCCGACGAACAGCTGGTCCTGCCCGTTCGGCAGCGTCGTTACCTTGTGCTGGTCCCATACCTTGTCGTACAGCGTGTTCTTGCTCATACTGTATCCGTCCGTCCTTCGGTGCCGCGCTCGTAGGCGCGGTCGACGCCTTCGTCCGCCGACTCGTGGTCGACGTCCGCCATCGTCTCCGTCGTCTCGTCGGCATCCTGTCCTCCGTCGGCCGCGACTGCCGGGCCCCGCGCGAAGGCGTCGCCGAACGTGTCGTTCGTGTGTGGATGCGTGTGATCCACGTCTTTCATCTGCTCTGTCATACTCTCAGTCGTCCGCTGGTGCCTCGGCTTCTTCCTGTTCGCCCCACGAGAACAGCGAGCGCAGCTCGTTACCGACCTGCTCTATCTCGTGGTCCTGTTCGGCCTGTCGGTACTGCCGGTAGCTCGGCCGGCCGGCCTGGTTCTCGAGAATCCACTCGCGAGTGAACTCGCCGTTCTGAATCTCCTCGAGGATCTTCTCCATCCCCTCGCGGTTGATGACTTCCTCACCGCGGGTGAGACCGCCGTACTCGGCGGTGTCCGAGACCGAGTTCCACATCTCCATGTGGCCGCCCTCGTACATCAGGTCGACGATGAGCTTGAGCTCGTTCAGACACTCGAAGTAGGCCATCTCCGGGGAGTAACCCGCGTCGACGAGCGTCTCGAAGCCGACCTTCACCATCTCGGTGACGCCGCCACAGAGGACGGCCTGCTCGCCGAAGAGGTCCGTCTCGACCTCTTCCTTGAAGGTCGTCTCGATGACGCCCGCTCGCGTGCAGCCGATGGCCTTCGCGTAGGAGAGCGCGCCCGCCTTGGCGTCGCCGCTCGCGTCCTGGTAGACGGCGATCAGTCCGGGAGTCCCCTCGCCGCGGTCGTAGGTCCGGCGGACGAGGTGGCCGGGCGACTTCGGCGCGACCATGGTCACGTCGACGCCCTCTTGGGGCTCTATCTGGCCGTAGTGGATGTTCAGCCCGTGGGCGAACTGCAGCGTGTCACCGGGCTCCAGTCCGTCCTGAATGGCCTCGTAGACGGCCGGCTGGACCGTGTCGGGGACCAGCATGACAACGCGGTCGGCCTCGGCGGCCGCCACGTCGGGCGTCTCGACCGTCAGGCCCGAGGCCTCGGCGTCGTCGCGGGAGGACGACCCCTCGCGGAGGCCGACGATGACGTCGACACCGGAGTCGTGGAGATTCAGGGCGTGAGCGTGGCCCTGCGAGCCGTATCCGAGTACGGCAACTGTCTCGTCGGTCACGTGCGATACGTCGGCGTCGTCGTCGTAGTAGACTGTTGTGTTGAGTTCGTCAGTCATGTTTGTTCAGTGTCGTCGGGCCTCGTTCCAGCGCGGCGGCCCCCGTCCGCACGACTTCCTGCACGTCGAACTGTTTGAACGCCTCGACGGCAGCGTCGATTTTCTGTTTGCTGCCCGTTATCTCGACGGTCACGGAGTCCGTGGAGGCGTCGACGGCCTGTCCGTCGTACATCTCCGCCACGGCGTTCACGTCGTCCGGTTTCTCCCCACCGACCTTGATCAAGGCGAGCTCCCGGCGGACCGCAGTCGGGTCCAGCTCCGTCACCTCGATGACGGGGACCAGCTTCCGGAGCTGCTTTTTCGCCTGGTCGATGCCGGGCTCGGGCTCCTCGATGAGGATGGTCATCCGGGCCGTATCCGAATCGACCGTCGGGCCGACGGTCAGGCTTTCGATGTTGAACTGCCGGCGCGAGAAGAGGGCCGAGACCTCCGAGAGCACGCCGGGCTTGTGTTTGACGAGCGCCGACAGGACAGCCTGTCGGGGCTCGTGGGTCACTTCGGCCTCGGGGTCGACGCGGATTCCCTGCGAGTTGCGTCGGCCTTTCGGGCGCATCCGTTCCGGCGGCGCGGGTCCGGGCATTCCTCCAGTCATGATTAGAGCATCTCCAGGTGGTCTTCTTCCAGTGCGAACTGGCCGTTGTCGCCGCCGCTTGGCACCATCGGGAAGACGTTCTCCCCGGGGTCGATGTGCGCGTCGATGACCGACGGGCCATCGTACTCGCGAGCGGCCTGAATCGTCTCCTCGACGTCTTCCTGTGCCTCCAGTCGGAACCCGCGGGCCCCGAAGGCCTCG from Halomicroarcula saliterrae carries:
- the leuC gene encoding 3-isopropylmalate dehydratase large subunit → MSKNTLYDKVWDQHKVTTLPNGQDQLFVGLHLIHEVTSPQAFGMLQERGLEVARPDLTHATVDHIVPTANQDRPYSDDAAERMMAELEENVRDAGIQFSDPTTGDQGIVHVIGPEQGITQPGKTIVCGDSHTSTHGAFGALAFGIGTSQIRDVLATQTIAMEKQKVRKIEVTGELDEGVEAKDIILEIIRRLGTEGGVGYVYEYAGETIENLDMEGRMSICNMSIEGGARAGYVNPDETTYEWLEQTDYFQEHPGKFEELKPYWESIRSDADAEYDDVVEIDAGELDPVVTWGTTPGQGIGIDDPIPEPESLADDKVDTARRAQKHMRVEPGQSMEGYDIDVAFLGSCTNARLPDLRRAARIVKGRQVDDSVRAFVVPGSQRVQHAAEEEGLKDIFEEAGFEWRNAGCSMCLGMNEDQLEGDEACASSSNRNFVGRQGSKDGRTVLMNPRMVAAAAINGTVSDVRDIKEVTLA
- the ilvC gene encoding ketol-acid reductoisomerase, with the translated sequence MTDELNTTVYYDDDADVSHVTDETVAVLGYGSQGHAHALNLHDSGVDVIVGLREGSSSRDDAEASGLTVETPDVAAAEADRVVMLVPDTVQPAVYEAIQDGLEPGDTLQFAHGLNIHYGQIEPQEGVDVTMVAPKSPGHLVRRTYDRGEGTPGLIAVYQDASGDAKAGALSYAKAIGCTRAGVIETTFKEEVETDLFGEQAVLCGGVTEMVKVGFETLVDAGYSPEMAYFECLNELKLIVDLMYEGGHMEMWNSVSDTAEYGGLTRGEEVINREGMEKILEEIQNGEFTREWILENQAGRPSYRQYRQAEQDHEIEQVGNELRSLFSWGEQEEAEAPADD
- the ilvN gene encoding acetolactate synthase small subunit, which produces MPGPAPPERMRPKGRRNSQGIRVDPEAEVTHEPRQAVLSALVKHKPGVLSEVSALFSRRQFNIESLTVGPTVDSDTARMTILIEEPEPGIDQAKKQLRKLVPVIEVTELDPTAVRRELALIKVGGEKPDDVNAVAEMYDGQAVDASTDSVTVEITGSKQKIDAAVEAFKQFDVQEVVRTGAAALERGPTTLNKHD